The nucleotide sequence AACGCTTTTGCAAGACCAGCAAATATCTGTTTTATGCTGTACACCTACAGAGTATCGATTGATGGCTAAAGTGGATAACTTAGATCAATATCGTTTGCCGCATTTAAGAAGTGCCGTATCTGCAGGCGAACCACTAAATAGAGAAGTTATCGATACGTTCGAAAAGTATTTCCGTGTCAACGTACGTGATGGATATGGACAAACTGAAAATACATTGTTAGTCGGAACAATGGAAGGCATGGAAATCAAACCTGGATCTATGGGCAGACCAACACCGGGGAATGATGTGGAAATTATTGATGAGAATGGAAATCCTGTAGGTGCAGGAGAGGTTGGAGATATCGCTGTTCATAAAAATTGCCCGGCTCTTTTTAAAGAGTATTACAAAGATCAGGATCGAACAATGATGGCTTTTCGAGGAGACTATTATGTAACAGGGGATAAAGCCAAAAAAGATGCTGACGGCTACTTTTGGTTTGAAGGCAGAGGTGATGATATCATCATTTCATCTGGATATACGATTGGACCATTTGAAGTAGAGGATGCCCTTGTAAAGCATTCAGCTGTTAAAGAGTGCGCTGTAGTTGCAAGCCCTGATGAAATAAGAGGACATATTGTTAAGGCCTTTGTTGTACTTCGCGACGAGTCAGCTAACAAGGATATCTTAACAAAAGAACTGCAAGAACACGTAAAGCAGCTTACGGCACCATATAAATATCCAAGGTCGATTGAATATGTAAGCGATCTTCCAAAAACAACGTCTGGAAAGATTCGGCGTATTGAACTTCGTCAGTTAGAAGCTTCTAAATCAAGATGATTTCTTTTGAAAAGCAGATATTCATCTGCTTTTTTGCTTTGATAAAAGTTATACTTATTTTTAGAAAAAGTGTTTAGTTAAAGGTGGTAATTTAACGTGGGAACTTTGTTTCATAATGGGAAGATTTGCACGATGGTAACTGAAGGTGAATTTTGCGAAGCGGTATTTGTGGAGAACGGTTTGATCACCGAAACCGGGACTGAAAAAGAATTAACAGACAAGTATTTCGAAAGCATTATCAAGAAGATTGATTTACAGGGAAATATCATGTACCCGGGGTTTGTAGATAGTCATCTGCATTTGATTGGTCATGGTGAGAAATTAATTAGATTAGACCTCTCTGAAATGAAGTCCGCTGAAGAGATGGAAAGCGCACTCCGAGAGAAGGTAAACACACTTGATTCAGATGAGTGGCTGATCGGTGAAGGCTGGAATGAGAATAATTTTATCGACCGTAAAATTTTTCACAAAAATGAGCTGGATGCGATATCAGAAGGTCGCCCTGTTCTCCTATCAAGAGTTTGCCGTCATGCATTTTTAGCCAATTCTAAAGCGCTTGATTTAGCAGGGATTACAAAAGAAACACCTGATCCTGCAGGTGGAATTATCGTAAGG is from Fictibacillus sp. b24 and encodes:
- the mbcS gene encoding acyl-CoA synthetase MbcS, whose product is MNLIAPNVYNLTEEMEKYAINPDKKALIWMDEENATEEITYKNLLDRANQIANSLEELGLTKGDRVLIIMPRLIETYAVYIGCLKAGISVIPCSEMLRAKDLSYRVQHSGAKAIIADYRFTEQVNDIKDDLPTLTYKISANGETDNWLSLQAITNNVSASYKAPETSKDDMAFLSYTSGTTGQPKGVVHTHGWAYAHIRTAAKSWLNISENDKVWATAGPGWQKWIWSPFLSTLGTGSTGFVYQGKFDPQKYLTLLQDQQISVLCCTPTEYRLMAKVDNLDQYRLPHLRSAVSAGEPLNREVIDTFEKYFRVNVRDGYGQTENTLLVGTMEGMEIKPGSMGRPTPGNDVEIIDENGNPVGAGEVGDIAVHKNCPALFKEYYKDQDRTMMAFRGDYYVTGDKAKKDADGYFWFEGRGDDIIISSGYTIGPFEVEDALVKHSAVKECAVVASPDEIRGHIVKAFVVLRDESANKDILTKELQEHVKQLTAPYKYPRSIEYVSDLPKTTSGKIRRIELRQLEASKSR